In Providencia rettgeri, the following proteins share a genomic window:
- the ureG gene encoding urease accessory protein UreG yields MKKMTRIGIGGPVGSGKTAIIEVITPILIERGIKPLIITNDIVTTEDAKQVKRTLKGILDEEKILGVETGACPHTAVREDPSMNIAAVEDMEERFPDSDVIMIESGGDNLTLTFSPALADFYIYVIDVAEGEKIPRKNGPGLVQADILVINKIDLAPYVGASLEVMEHDTKVVRGDRPYVLTNCKTGEGVVELVDMIMDKFLFTHQVPRG; encoded by the coding sequence ATGAAAAAAATGACTCGGATTGGAATTGGTGGGCCTGTTGGTTCAGGAAAAACGGCAATTATTGAGGTGATCACCCCGATCCTTATTGAAAGAGGCATTAAACCACTAATCATCACAAACGATATTGTGACGACCGAAGATGCGAAACAAGTAAAACGCACCTTGAAAGGTATTCTTGATGAAGAGAAAATTTTAGGTGTTGAAACTGGGGCATGTCCTCACACTGCGGTACGTGAAGACCCAAGTATGAACATTGCTGCAGTTGAAGACATGGAAGAACGTTTCCCTGATAGCGACGTGATCATGATTGAAAGCGGTGGAGATAATTTAACATTGACCTTTAGCCCTGCACTCGCGGACTTTTACATCTATGTTATTGATGTGGCTGAAGGTGAAAAAATTCCACGTAAAAATGGCCCAGGCTTAGTACAAGCTGATATTTTAGTTATTAATAAGATTGACTTAGCGCCGTATGTTGGTGCTAGCCTTGAAGTGATGGAGCATGACACTAAAGTCGTTCGTGGGGACCGTCCTTACGTACTAACTAACTGTAAAACAGGAGAAGGGGTTGTTGAGCTAGTTGATATGA